A genomic stretch from Engraulis encrasicolus isolate BLACKSEA-1 chromosome 10, IST_EnEncr_1.0, whole genome shotgun sequence includes:
- the LOC134456285 gene encoding uncharacterized protein K02A2.6-like yields MDQVLQGMDGVICYLDDILITGKDADSHLANLEEVLRRLESHNLRVKQEKCEFMKSSVSYLGHVIDALGIHPMKEKTDAIQRASVPKNVTELRSFLALLNYYGKFIPNLSTLIQPMTVLLHKDVDWQWSDTCQKAFESAKQSLQSDKLLVHYDPDLPLILACDASPYGVGAVISHQMKDGSERPIAFASRMLTKTEQNYSQIEKEALGLVFGVMKFHEYLYGRKFLLLTDHKPLLKILGPKTGVPTLAAARMQRWALILAAYTYEIQYKRSEQHSNADALSRLPVKPSVNVASNPVYRVAYLEDLPVTAREIAKETDKDPVLKVVKQLVLTGWPKHIQDETLKPYFQRKYELTVEDDCLLWGLRVVVPEKLKDRLMSELHEHHWGIVKMKSLARSLFWWPTLDECIEQEASKCSVCLQQRSMPATTRVHTWKWSSSPWERIHLDFAEDHKQMFLVVMDAYARWPEIIPMHTTTSTKTIEALRTLFSSYGLPKEVVTDNGPQYVSQEFESFLAKNGVKHITSPAYHPASNGLAERLVQNLKKSLAKNRAIGGMTLEHCVANFVFGYRNTPHTTTGKTPSELFLRRQVRTRLSLIKPEFSQRMQTETEPNLPRVRSFTVGQQVLVKNYRGGEKWLNGVIREVLGPVTYNVEVNGKIVKRHVNQMLSTKANPAQLTQEDSCAVLDFEESDTETDMEQPMPVAVEAQPTVPSPAPVVERRTRPVRNRRPPDRLNL; encoded by the coding sequence ATGGATCAAGTACTTCAGGGCATGGATGGTGTTATCTGCTATTTAGATGACATATTAATCACAGGAAAGGATGCAGACAGTCACCTAGCTAACTTGGAAGAGGTCCTTAGGAGACTAGAATCTCACAATCTCAGAGTAAAACAAGAGAAGTGTGAATTCATGAAAAGCAGTGTGTCTTACTTAGGACATGTCATTGATGCACTGGGCATTCATCCGATGAAGGAAAAGACAGATGCGATTCAGAGAGCCTCAGTTCCGAAAAATGTGACTGAGCTCAGGTCGTTTCTAGCACTGCTAAACTACTATGGGAAGTTCATTCCTAATCTGTCTACTTTGATTCAGCCCATGACAGTGCTACTGCACAAAGATGTTGATTGGCAATGGTCAGATACATGTCAAAAAGCATTCGAGAGTGCCAAGCAATCTCTTCAGTCAGACAAGTTGCTAGTACACTACGACCCTGATTTACCGCTAATATTAGCATGCGATGCTTCTCCGTATGGAGTTGGTGCTGTAATCAGTCACCAAATGAAAGATGGAAGCGAGAGACCGATCGCCTTCGCTTCAAGGATGTtgacaaaaacagaacaaaactaTTCACAAATAGAGAAGGAGGCTCTTGGTTTAGTTTTTGGCGTTATGAAGTTCCATGAATACCTTTACGGTAGGAAATTTCTGTTATTGACAGATCATAAGCCTTTACTAAAAATCTTAGGACCAAAAACTGGAGTTCCTACTCTAGCCGCAGCGAGGATGCAAAGGTGGGCTCTAATCTTAGCTGCATATACCTATGAAATCCAATACAAGAGATCAGAGCAGCATAGCAATGCGGATGCGTTGTCTAGGTTACCTGTGAAACCAAGCGTGAATGTTGCATCTAATCCAGTGTACAGAGTTGCATATCTTGAAGATTTGCCCGTCACAGCTAGAGAAATAGCTAAAGAGACCGATAAAGACCCTGTGCTGAAGGTAGTTAAGCAACTGGTGTTGACAGGATGGCCTAAGCACATACAGGATGAAACACTGAAGCCTTATTTTCAGAGAAAGTATGAGCTCACTGTTGAGGATGATTGTCTATTGTGGGGATTACGGGTGGTAGTTCCAGAGAAATTGAAGGATAGACTAATGTCTGAGCTTCATGAACATCACTGGGGGATAGTTAAAATGAAATCCCTTGCCAGAAGTCTCTTCTGGTGGCCCACATTAGATGAGTGCATTGAACAAGAAGCGAGtaaatgtagtgtgtgtctgcAACAGCGTAGCATGCCTGCCACTACACGTGTACACACTTGGAAATGGTCTTCTAGTCCATGGGAGAGAATACACCTTGATTTTGCAGAGGACCACAAGCAGATGTTCTTAGTAGTAATGGATGCTTATGCTAGATGGCCTGAGATAATTCCCATGCATACTACTACATCAACGAAAACAATTGAGGCACTGAGAACCTTGTTTTCATCTTATGGTTTACCAAAAGAAGTGGTGACAGACAACGGGCCCCAGTATGTGTCGCAAGAATTTGAGTCTTTTCTTGCTAAGAATGGAGTGAAACACATTACTTCACCTGCATATCACCCTGCAAGTAACGGTTTAGCTGAGAGATTAGTGCAGAATCTTAAGAAATCACTTGCAAAGAACAGAGCAATCGGTGGTATGACACTGGAGCATTGTGTAGCTAATTTTGTGTTTGGTTACAGAAACACACCCCACACAACCACAGGCAAGACGCCATCTGAGCTGTTTCTAAGGAGACAGGTGCGAACCAGGTTATCTCTCATTAAACCTGAGTTTTCCCAAAGAATGCAAACTGAAACTGAACCAAACCTTCCTCGTGTTAGGTCTTTTACTGTTGGTCAGCAGGTCTTGGTAAAGAATTACAGGGGAGGGGAGAAATGGTTGAATGGTGTCATACGTGAAGTGTTGGGTCCTGTGACTTACAATGTTGAAGTGAATGGAAAAATTGTGAAAAGACATGTAAACCAAATGTTGAGCACTAAGGCAAACCCTGCTCAGTTGACACAAGAGGATTCTTGTGCAGTTTTGGACTTTGAGGAGTCCGATACAGAGACTGACATGGAACAGCCTATGCCAGTGGCTGTGGAAGCGCAACCCACAGTACCTTCACCAGCGCCAGTGGTGGAGCGCCGTACGCGTCCTGTGAGAAACAGGCGTCCTCCTGACAGACTGAACTTGTAA
- the LOC134457473 gene encoding odorant receptor 131-2-like, which translates to MNTTIVLDNFRDALSKNLTVVLCGLFILYVNSSLLRVYFTVPSFAHEARYVLYIFLVFNDMVMVTLSVLLHVLSYQPRFISVALCYILVFLSGTTYRNTPLILAGMAMERFVAVCLPLHHGRLCTASRARRFNLIVWWASSIPSLANIILSLWERHASFYTSVILCYHVSLYPTAGQKVITAAGSGIYMAFVWVTLVYTYTHVLCTARAASSNRGQIQKAQNTILLHAAQLLLCMLSFVTPVIENIVLSMLPNLRNTVPFANFLTTNLLPRILSPLIYGVRDKAFRKHMKGALLCQGRTQSTMIFNKRM; encoded by the coding sequence ATGAACACCACCATCGTTCTGGACAATTTCAGAGACGCGCTCTCCAAAAACCTGACTGTGGTGCTGTGTGGCCTGTTCATCCTCTACGTCAACAGCTCTCTGCTGCGCGTCTACTTCACCGTGCCCTCCTTCGCTCACGAGGCGCGCTACGTGCTCTACATCTTCCTGGTCTTCAACGACATGGTGATGGTGACGCTCAGCGTCCTGCTGCACGTGCTGTCCTACCAGCCTCGCTTCATCAGCGTGGCCCTCTGCTACATCCTGGTATTCCTGAGCGGCACCACTTACCGCAACACACCGCTCATCCTGGCCGGCATGGCCATGGAGCGCTTTGTGGCCGTCTGCCTGCCCCTCCACCACGGCCGGCTCTGCACGGCCAGCAGGGCACGCCGCTTCAACCTCATCGTGTGGTGGGCGAGCAGCATCCCCAGCCTGGCCAACATCATCTTGTCGCTGTGGGAGCGGCACGCGTCGTTCTACACCTCCGTCATCCTCTGCTACCACGTCTCGCTCTACCCCACGGCGGGCCAGAAGGTGATCACCGCGGCGGGCAGCGGCATCTACATGGCGTTCGTGTGGGTGACGTTGGTCTACACGTACACGCATGTGCTCTGCACGGCCCGCGCCGCAAGCTCCAATAGGGGCCAGATCCAGAAGGCTCAGAACACCATCCTCCTGCACGCGGCACAGCTGCTGCTCTGCATGCTGTCCTTTGTCACGCCGGTGATCGAGAACATCGTGCTCAGCATGTTACCCAACTTGCGCAACACAGTTCCCTTTGCCAACTTCTTGACGACAAATCTGCTGCCGCGAATCCTGAGCCCCCTCATTTACGGCGTGAGGGACAAGGCATTCAGGAAACATATGAAGGGCGCGCTTCTCTGCCAAGGCAGGACGCAGAGCACAATGATATTTAACAAAAGGATGTGA
- the fmodb gene encoding fibromodulin — MRLALVVLLLAVLGQPCFSYTRNALNWLSHLRSRHGYGWRNGYAASYLNTENPDMENCPLECDCPSLYPTAMYCHGRNLQHVPFVPSRMKYVYLHNNFITSIQEGVFDNATELIWIIMHRNQLDSDKIGKNVFSKLKNLQKLYLSGNYLTSVPENLPASLTDLRISNNKITKLSDNTFKGMVDLSHLHIQGNEIKEVGTAFKGLESLHILDLSRNSLEKLPEALPPKLQQLYLNFNKINSVPTDFLSKYPSLQYVRLSHNELTDSGIPSNAFNNTALLELDLSHNRLERIPTISTQLENLYLQANHIKEFSLSSFCRVVDMMNFSQIRVLRLDGNEISTRDVPPEAVLCLRLAVSIDL, encoded by the exons ATGCGGTTGGCTCTGGTGGTGCTCCTCCTGGCCGTCTTGGGCCAACCCTGCTTCTCCTACACGCGCAACGCCCTCAACTGGCTCTCCCACCTGCGCAGTCGGCACGGCTACGGCTGGCGCAACGGTTACGCGGCGTCGTACTTGAACACAGAGAATCCCGACATGGAGAACTGCCCCCTGGAGTGCGACTGCCCAAGCCTATACCCGACAGCCATGTACTGCCACGGGCGCAACCTCCAGCACGTCCCCTTCGTGCCCTCGCGCATGAAATACGTCTACCTGCACAACAACTTCATCACCAGCATCCAGGAGGGCGTGTTTGACAACGCCACTGAGCTGATCTGGATTATCATGCACAGGAACCAGCTGGACTCGGACAAGATCGGCAAGAACGTCTTCAGCAAACTGAAGAACCTACAAAAGTTGTATCTGAGCGGCAACTACTTGACGTCCGTCCCTGAGAACCTTCCCGCCTCTCTGACGGACCTCAGGATAAGCAACAACAAGATCACCAAGCTCTCCGACAACACCTTCAAGGGCATGGTGGACCTGAGCCACCTGCACATCCAGGGCAACGAGATCAAGGAGGTGGGCACTGCCTTCAAGGGTCTGGAGTCCCTGCACATCCTGGATCTAAGCCGCAACAGCCTGGAGAAGTTGCCCGAGGCCCTGCCGCCAAAGCTGCAACAGCTCTACCTGAACTTCAACAAGATCAACAGCGTGCCCACGGACTTCCTCAGCAAGTACCCGTCCCTACAGTACGTCAGACTCTCGCACAACGAGCTGACGGACAGTGGCATACCGTCCAACGCCTTCAACAACACGGCCCTGCTGGAGCTGGACCTCTCACACAACCGGCTAGAGAGGATTCCCACCATCAGCACCCAGCTGGAGAACCTTTACTTGCAGGCCAACCACATCAAAG AATTTTCTCTGAGCAGCTTCTGCAGGGTGGTGGACATGATGAACTTCTCCCAGATCAGAGTGCTGAGGCTGGACGGCAACGAGATCAGCACCAGGGACGTGCCCCCGGAGGCAGTGCTGTGCTTGCGACTCGCCGTCTCCATCGACCTCTAA